A genomic region of Aeropyrum pernix K1 contains the following coding sequences:
- a CDS encoding archaellin/type IV pilin N-terminal domain-containing protein, which produces MARRRRGLSEVYGALVAVAVAVAVAAALMSVGGRTAGLIAGAGEAASQSIAAASNPLYMEAWVEAGALKVRFYSPGAPVESVVVLKPGEGVAARVELPEPAVEGVVDAMEGYDCSPVILGVETVGGGLRLHPTPYTCPGSQEGGGGGLGAAVNIAGLWFSLAGLGEAWVISVGAWEPIDAVFKVEIELDRSCSPRIAALGAEVWPDGSGGYGEERLGTLDTGVGAVEVYGFALCTGDGLWAGVRLDPPGMMVLRGEAEASGTIAYPGKPRKAVEAVVYSDGLETVSGRTEAWMVSPRYTNGATQAQGAFATATGIVALLHSSQPGEARASLEATITLTGAAPLALSTHTTTLPHPTPARVTLLACRDQAPSLGIDALLNPPPIIGASIAGVTRTLEPGETLQASWTPGLEITIAYTPRETMGTPLKPLAIENQGADGRYTITLTPAPSPCGAPAKPLLIIQDTPQGRTLAHLQVQGARLKVAPAEAARAGGYSTVLKAWIDPGKREIQIYGTPTQINPQQTYAAVKTGSPPMETDIIISQ; this is translated from the coding sequence TTGGCTAGGCGTAGGAGGGGTTTGAGCGAGGTCTACGGCGCACTGGTGGCAGTCGCGGTCGCCGTAGCCGTGGCGGCGGCCCTCATGTCCGTGGGCGGCAGGACCGCGGGCCTCATAGCGGGGGCCGGGGAGGCGGCCTCCCAGTCGATAGCGGCTGCCTCCAACCCCCTCTACATGGAGGCCTGGGTGGAGGCGGGGGCGCTCAAGGTGAGGTTCTACTCGCCCGGCGCGCCTGTCGAGAGCGTTGTAGTGCTGAAGCCGGGGGAGGGCGTAGCGGCCAGGGTTGAGCTCCCCGAGCCCGCGGTTGAGGGTGTTGTGGATGCCATGGAGGGCTACGACTGCAGCCCCGTAATACTGGGTGTGGAGACCGTGGGGGGAGGCCTCAGGCTACACCCAACCCCCTACACCTGCCCCGGCTCCCAGGAGGGCGGTGGGGGCGGCTTGGGGGCTGCGGTCAACATAGCTGGACTATGGTTCAGCCTGGCGGGCCTGGGTGAGGCTTGGGTCATAAGCGTTGGAGCCTGGGAGCCCATCGACGCGGTATTCAAGGTGGAGATAGAGCTGGACAGGAGCTGCAGCCCCAGGATAGCAGCCCTGGGGGCTGAGGTCTGGCCCGACGGTAGCGGGGGCTACGGCGAGGAGAGGCTGGGGACCCTGGATACCGGGGTCGGGGCTGTGGAGGTCTACGGCTTCGCCCTATGCACAGGCGACGGCCTCTGGGCCGGGGTGAGGCTCGACCCCCCGGGTATGATGGTACTCCGGGGCGAGGCTGAGGCCAGTGGCACCATAGCCTACCCTGGCAAGCCCAGGAAGGCTGTGGAGGCGGTTGTCTATAGCGACGGGCTGGAGACGGTGTCGGGCAGGACGGAGGCGTGGATGGTGAGCCCCCGCTACACCAACGGGGCCACCCAGGCCCAGGGAGCCTTCGCCACCGCCACCGGCATAGTAGCCCTCCTCCACAGCAGCCAGCCGGGGGAGGCGAGGGCCAGCCTGGAGGCCACCATAACCCTCACAGGGGCAGCCCCCCTAGCGCTCTCAACCCACACCACCACCCTCCCCCACCCCACCCCCGCCAGGGTAACGCTGCTGGCCTGCAGAGACCAGGCCCCAAGCCTCGGCATAGACGCCCTCCTAAACCCGCCCCCAATTATAGGGGCCTCCATAGCCGGCGTCACCAGAACCCTAGAGCCGGGCGAGACCCTACAGGCGTCCTGGACCCCCGGCCTCGAAATAACCATAGCCTACACACCCCGGGAGACCATGGGCACACCCCTGAAGCCCCTGGCCATAGAGAACCAGGGTGCCGACGGGAGGTACACGATAACCCTAACACCCGCCCCCTCACCCTGCGGAGCACCCGCCAAACCCCTCCTAATAATACAAGACACACCCCAGGGGAGGACGCTAGCACACCTCCAGGTACAGGGTGCCAGGCTAAAGGTAGCCCCAGCGGAAGCCGCGAGAGCCGGGGGCTACAGCACAGTGCTAAAAGCGTGGATAGACCCGGGTAAGAGGGAGATCCAGATATACGGAACCCCCACCCAGATAAACCCGCAACAAACATACGCGGCAGTGAAGACCGGGAGCCCGCCGATGGAGACCGACATAATAATATCACAGTAG
- a CDS encoding surface layer protein: protein MRIVSIAIAALMVALFTLPTVLPIAQAAQDVIPAQTIEPGFDEPLVIDLDQMQDMVALTIVGQGFQDASGLTFEIWRIVGERTSFGVYDFTTPIAVYGGDNQARLRYVLGEWVEDPSDLTPPTLVIDMEDITAETGETVTVGPYELRIKDEAGNVGRIEFTVADLVSGAPTITALNPYATVEDARMEIDHGLLSGDPPTDTIFDIDPMYEGYVLPIYRPGDEVEFSVGNIPGTTERIYVYLDWVGSGNSVRISPGETGTLRLPKELPMGIHLLIAVIYYEDAGERHATLAFTPIYIIPKLFEAEPFVIEGDAGETISLDIRGLPFSTQVGNDIDGDGSLEVGWLENPFSGTGNTFDLIIDGPVSTTERGSLSVTTVLEDDIEGQDRGSLDLYLYVRGGDSTIVWNHDVEPDLHVVTEIKFPAALVASRPDVPPDSFTYGDSGLVVYVDGDPLTSANSPLEIPGCSDSIVEVVVFNTMARATVSIYLGPFLLGTVTTDSRGAAKLTVNLAEIGPLPDADATGDMDYAFTAVAVRGGFYDNINMDNEDGIFIDIVPTYFVDVGETAFYFEDGGIWAGNGTQFIITICGVEPFETVTITEEIDLESSASTVVADSRGVAQYVHIAPDIENTGKDVTVIAQDSDNDTSAYFSTVLEYKVPELLTFNTSYEIDSTALGTIKYSTDKPGNSLNSGTTDTLEIDADNTGYVVPGLTYEVYIGDTVVEVDGQDIISNEPYPLDTVAPGEPGVYPLTIKAQGFSFIEEGLYYLVVSDPLSLEPQIIQVYPMESEILAGPPGGVLFAAFNYTDEDSIEIRSPTITTPGSTPASFDVIADTGVTVTLSGDEYVVGVDDNGAVMYTVENFQTPATTHTLHMQGGLGGLFTFNIELVPHWKVTILNTDIDGDGVSEVAASGENVQVQVIAHGAKSGGLYKVVLVKPGTEDPLVSLAGETFESAAFQASVDGTINATVTVAPELINVALASMFEAVVVDVQTGQVVARSLNLAEVVPAIGSNAMLSTYILTPLTPLKLYVSFTPFSSLTDPVDDDPSATFADDTIVAVTVQVSVKTLAGATLFTTVGTAISYYDFVNNTFANPYDASTLSGAIFLVLIPNYDKSLAGQYVKIVIDKIVVQTVENDSDLTNPTPEFHLVPDTIDYTLGVVRLGADGGVLSIVDLSSVEEGISEVKSIVLAIQDDLTVIDTKLDSIEATVTEINEGVAILQTDLGNLQASVDELTELLQQTGEEITMKLDEISGDLAEISNGVATIQGDVATILELLDAMNATLTTIQGDVAEIKTTAGTILVSVQDLQTIVADSTDAVIKAVEDNVALVLDGQQLILESLDTLDAKITAVSDGVAEVQTILGDVSVSLEDLVEANATIEEVVVENNQLLATITTSMGTLTADMSTLKDLIESGVNVKLDQVLEDLSTISDQNAQLAAQAEAIAQTLAAVQDDTAKITDIQSTLASVAGDVASVKQDTSTISSKLDDANGKLDSISSKVDSVSSAVADIQEQLGQVGDTAESASGRAQTWGIINAVLSLAVLGVAGYLVLQLTRRE from the coding sequence GTGAGAATCGTGAGTATAGCGATAGCGGCTCTGATGGTGGCGCTCTTCACGCTGCCGACCGTACTGCCGATAGCGCAGGCTGCTCAGGATGTTATCCCTGCTCAGACCATAGAGCCGGGGTTCGATGAGCCTCTGGTCATAGACCTAGATCAGATGCAGGATATGGTGGCGCTCACCATAGTGGGACAGGGCTTCCAGGACGCTTCAGGCCTAACCTTCGAGATATGGAGGATAGTTGGCGAGCGGACGAGCTTCGGCGTCTACGACTTCACCACGCCGATAGCCGTGTACGGCGGAGACAATCAAGCCAGGCTCAGGTATGTGCTGGGCGAGTGGGTCGAGGACCCGAGCGACCTCACACCACCCACTCTGGTTATAGACATGGAGGATATTACCGCTGAGACTGGAGAGACCGTTACGGTAGGTCCCTACGAGCTGAGGATTAAGGATGAGGCCGGCAACGTAGGCAGGATCGAGTTCACAGTAGCGGATTTAGTGTCGGGCGCCCCTACAATCACCGCCTTAAACCCCTACGCCACAGTAGAGGATGCTAGGATGGAGATAGACCACGGCCTCCTTTCCGGAGACCCACCCACTGACACTATCTTCGATATTGACCCCATGTATGAAGGCTATGTGCTGCCTATATACAGGCCTGGCGACGAGGTCGAGTTCTCCGTAGGCAACATCCCCGGTACTACCGAGAGGATATATGTGTACCTAGACTGGGTTGGCTCAGGAAACAGTGTTAGAATAAGCCCGGGTGAGACGGGCACGCTAAGGCTCCCCAAGGAGTTGCCGATGGGTATACACCTCCTCATAGCAGTCATATACTATGAGGACGCCGGGGAGAGGCACGCGACACTAGCCTTCACCCCCATATACATAATACCGAAGCTTTTCGAGGCCGAGCCCTTCGTGATCGAGGGTGATGCTGGCGAGACTATAAGCCTGGACATAAGGGGGCTACCATTCAGCACCCAGGTGGGCAACGACATTGACGGCGACGGCTCCCTGGAGGTTGGGTGGCTAGAGAACCCCTTCTCGGGCACTGGTAACACGTTCGACCTCATAATAGATGGTCCAGTGTCTACAACCGAGAGGGGGAGCCTGTCGGTCACTACCGTACTCGAAGACGATATAGAGGGCCAGGACAGGGGCTCGCTAGACCTCTACCTCTATGTAAGAGGCGGAGATTCGACTATAGTATGGAACCACGACGTAGAGCCTGATCTACATGTTGTAACAGAGATAAAGTTCCCTGCAGCCCTCGTAGCCAGCAGGCCTGACGTGCCGCCCGACAGCTTCACCTATGGAGACAGCGGGCTGGTGGTGTATGTCGACGGTGATCCACTCACAAGCGCCAACTCGCCGTTAGAAATACCCGGCTGCAGCGACTCCATCGTCGAGGTTGTGGTGTTCAACACAATGGCCAGGGCTACGGTGAGCATATACCTCGGCCCGTTCCTGCTGGGAACCGTGACGACGGACTCCCGGGGGGCTGCCAAGCTGACAGTAAACCTGGCCGAAATAGGTCCTCTCCCAGACGCAGACGCAACTGGTGATATGGACTATGCGTTCACCGCGGTGGCGGTGAGGGGAGGCTTCTACGACAACATAAACATGGACAACGAGGACGGCATATTCATAGACATCGTCCCGACATACTTTGTGGACGTGGGTGAGACAGCATTCTACTTCGAAGACGGTGGTATATGGGCTGGGAATGGCACACAGTTCATAATAACCATATGCGGTGTCGAGCCCTTCGAAACCGTGACCATAACAGAGGAGATAGATCTGGAGTCGTCTGCTAGTACAGTAGTAGCCGACAGCAGGGGTGTGGCCCAGTACGTCCACATAGCCCCAGACATAGAGAATACAGGTAAGGACGTGACTGTGATAGCACAGGATAGTGATAATGACACCTCGGCCTATTTCTCCACAGTGCTGGAGTACAAGGTGCCTGAGCTCCTGACCTTCAACACATCATACGAGATAGACTCAACGGCTCTCGGCACTATAAAGTACAGCACAGACAAGCCAGGGAACAGCCTCAACAGCGGGACAACCGATACGCTCGAAATAGATGCAGATAATACAGGTTATGTCGTCCCAGGGTTAACCTACGAGGTTTACATAGGCGATACTGTGGTGGAGGTCGACGGTCAGGACATAATAAGTAATGAACCATACCCGCTGGACACGGTTGCCCCCGGAGAGCCGGGGGTATACCCGCTGACGATAAAGGCCCAGGGCTTCAGCTTCATCGAGGAGGGGCTCTACTACCTAGTGGTTAGCGACCCACTCAGCCTCGAGCCCCAGATAATCCAGGTCTACCCGATGGAGAGTGAGATACTCGCTGGCCCGCCGGGAGGAGTGCTCTTCGCCGCCTTCAACTACACTGACGAGGACTCGATTGAGATCAGATCCCCAACTATAACGACCCCAGGCTCTACACCCGCTTCCTTCGACGTAATCGCCGACACAGGCGTGACTGTGACTCTAAGCGGTGACGAGTATGTCGTCGGTGTTGACGATAATGGCGCTGTCATGTACACTGTAGAGAACTTCCAGACCCCAGCAACAACCCACACACTCCACATGCAGGGAGGCCTAGGAGGCCTGTTCACATTCAACATAGAACTCGTGCCACACTGGAAGGTCACCATACTCAACACGGACATAGACGGTGACGGTGTGTCAGAAGTGGCAGCATCCGGTGAGAATGTGCAGGTACAGGTAATAGCTCACGGGGCAAAGTCGGGAGGACTCTACAAGGTGGTTCTGGTAAAGCCTGGCACCGAAGACCCCCTGGTCTCCCTCGCAGGTGAGACCTTCGAATCCGCGGCATTCCAGGCCAGCGTGGACGGCACTATAAACGCAACTGTAACGGTAGCGCCGGAACTGATAAACGTGGCGCTAGCAAGCATGTTTGAAGCGGTTGTGGTAGACGTCCAGACGGGACAGGTTGTCGCCCGGTCGCTGAACCTCGCCGAGGTCGTACCCGCCATAGGCTCAAACGCAATGCTCTCGACATACATACTAACGCCTCTAACACCCCTGAAGCTGTACGTATCGTTCACCCCGTTCAGCAGTTTAACTGACCCGGTAGACGATGATCCCTCAGCAACCTTCGCAGACGATACCATAGTGGCTGTGACGGTCCAGGTAAGCGTTAAGACTCTGGCGGGTGCAACGTTGTTCACAACGGTTGGAACAGCAATAAGCTACTACGACTTCGTTAACAATACCTTCGCTAACCCGTATGACGCCTCAACGCTGAGCGGAGCGATATTCCTGGTGCTAATACCGAACTACGACAAGAGCCTGGCAGGCCAGTATGTAAAGATAGTGATAGACAAGATAGTAGTGCAGACGGTGGAGAACGACTCTGACCTTACAAACCCGACACCAGAGTTCCACCTAGTCCCAGACACAATAGACTATACACTCGGCGTTGTCAGGCTGGGCGCTGATGGCGGTGTGCTGTCAATAGTAGACCTATCCAGCGTCGAGGAAGGCATCTCCGAGGTCAAGAGCATAGTGTTAGCTATACAGGACGACCTAACCGTAATAGATACTAAGCTAGACAGTATAGAGGCTACAGTCACCGAGATAAATGAAGGCGTGGCGATACTCCAGACAGACCTAGGAAACCTCCAGGCCAGCGTCGACGAGCTTACAGAGCTTCTGCAGCAGACTGGCGAGGAGATAACTATGAAGCTCGACGAGATAAGCGGGGATCTGGCGGAGATTTCCAACGGCGTCGCAACCATACAGGGCGATGTCGCAACAATACTAGAACTGCTAGACGCGATGAACGCGACTCTGACCACCATACAGGGTGACGTGGCAGAGATCAAGACCACGGCGGGCACTATACTGGTGAGCGTCCAGGACCTCCAGACTATAGTGGCCGACAGCACCGACGCAGTGATAAAGGCGGTGGAGGACAACGTCGCCCTAGTGCTTGACGGCCAGCAGCTGATACTGGAGAGCCTCGACACGCTTGACGCCAAGATAACCGCGGTCTCCGACGGAGTTGCAGAGGTGCAGACGATACTCGGAGATGTCAGCGTCAGCCTAGAGGACCTTGTGGAGGCTAACGCTACCATCGAGGAGGTAGTCGTCGAGAACAACCAGCTGCTCGCAACCATAACCACCTCCATGGGCACCCTAACAGCAGACATGTCGACCCTCAAGGACCTGATAGAGAGCGGAGTTAACGTGAAGCTCGACCAGGTCCTAGAGGACCTCTCCACAATAAGCGACCAGAACGCCCAGCTAGCGGCACAGGCTGAGGCTATAGCCCAGACCCTAGCCGCCGTCCAGGACGACACGGCGAAGATCACCGACATACAGTCCACACTGGCGAGCGTGGCTGGAGACGTGGCCAGCGTGAAGCAGGACACAAGCACAATATCCAGCAAGCTGGACGACGCCAACGGCAAGCTAGACAGCATATCGAGCAAGGTTGACAGCGTGAGCAGCGCTGTGGCTGACATACAGGAGCAGCTAGGCCAGGTGGGCGACACGGCGGAGAGCGCCAGCGGCAGGGCGCAGACCTGGGGCATAATCAACGCGGTCCTCTCACTAGCAGTGCTAGGCGTAGCGGGCTACCTTGTACTACAGCTAACCAGGAGAGAGTAA